Proteins from a single region of Trichoderma asperellum chromosome 3, complete sequence:
- a CDS encoding uncharacterized protein (EggNog:ENOG41~TransMembrane:4 (i65-91o111-134i191-213o233-253i)) — MAIPEDLETGAAAPSAAAQEPSLETATTTTTASDGNGQNQCVEGEARQEPSKTLEPTTRFSGRQIFYIFGLDGVGAMILSGGVNFAIAYAMYTTQNTVKRPVRLWQLPNTLAGDAAVTIFVQCLITWFVELFLLRYDLRHHSVQPIGFISQPSHPWVRMFFFLPRDPSAGVGNPHRPWTLLEVIQQALRGLSFGVVGFLVLWPIFMGALTGFGTKEGADYVYHDKWLPQVFKLILGGVLGLLTTPLMAMFWLVKAGWEYKKEETPTVAEV; from the exons ATGGCGATCCCTGAAGATCTAGAAACAGGGGCTGCGGCGCCTTCAGCGGCAGCACAAGAGCCGAGTCTGGAAACggcaaccaccaccaccaccgcttCAGACGGGAACGGGCAGAATCAATGTGTCGAAGGGGAAGCCAGACAAGAGCCCAGCAAAACTCTCGAGCCCACCACGCGGTTTTCAGGCCGGCAGATTTTCTACATCTTTGGTTTGGATGGTGTGGGCGCAATGATTCTGTCAGGGGGTGTCAATTTCGCCATCGCGTACG CCATGTATACCACACAAAACACAGTCAAGCGGCCTGTTCGCCTGTGGCAGCTCCCCAACACGCTGGCCGGTGACGCTGCTGTCACGATATTTGTGCAGTGCCTCATCACCTGGTTCGTCGAGTTGTTTCTCCTTCGCTATGATCTTCGCCATCACTCAGTACAGCCCATCGGCTTTATCTCACAGCCGTCTCACCCATGGGTACGaatgttcttcttccttcctcGCGATCCATCCGCCGGAGTTGGGAACCCGCATCGCCCATGGACTCTTCTTGAAGTTATCCAGCAGGCCTTGAGGGGCCTCAGTTTCGGCGTCGTGGGCTTCCTTGTTTTATGGCCCATTTTCATGGGCGCATTGACTGGATTCGGGACAAAAGAGGGCGCCGATTATGTGTATCACGACAAATGGCTGCCCcaagtttttaaattaatattggGCGGAGTTTTGGGCTTGCTGACAACGCCGCTAATGGCAATGTTTTGGCTGGTTAAAGCGGGCTGGGAAtacaaaaaggaagagaccCCAACGGTTGCAGAAGTATGA